The Tamandua tetradactyla isolate mTamTet1 chromosome 23, mTamTet1.pri, whole genome shotgun sequence genomic interval gtccatgAGGACATAAAATTTTGGAGTTTGGTTAATgactataataattttatattaaattaaaaaatcacaaaaaatttAATCCAATGTGTTTTTTATAATATGAATCAAACTTTTATTTCATCagttaaacatatatatttatttaatttctgtttgACTCACATTCTCCCTTTTTGTTGATGCAATGCAGTCTCAAATTTCACATGCCATAGAGTATGGTGCACATACTCAGTTCCTAGTATTGAATGCCATAATATCACCATACTGCCTCAGAGAGCTGCAGCTAATGAATGAGTTAATGGGTGCTTTCGGTTTCCTGGAAGTCATCTGCTGTCAGTGAGCAGTAAGAGTCTATAGTCAGAATCCAGAAGTCATGGATCATTACCACAATCCATGTGGTAATCACAATGAAAGGCAATTTATATCCACTCACCTTAAGAAGAATAAAGTTTCTTCTctaaaattattcttattttcttcagtAGGAAAAATTTAtgatttcctttctcctttgttATACTGCCTTAGGAAGAAGTGTGTGATTCATTTATTATGCCCAAATCACCTGAGAGGCTAAAAAGATTGCCTTGCTACACCTGGCACACATTTCATATTCCCCagtgagaggagagagaggaacaattcaaggaaagggaaaaatgaaaaacacaaaactaaTCTTTATAATCCCACAGAAATCTACATGACATAAAAGTACTCATATACTTACAGAGTCAACAATCACAGTTGTAAGGACAAAAAAGTTTAGACAACACCTCAATATCTATAAAACCTAACTGTTACAAAATCAAGATGAAATTGTAAATTATAATCATTGCATAGGATTTTTGTTTGAATTTGTTATTCAAAACCAAATATGTCTTAGGCACGGTGTTATAAATATACCACTTAATCACTTACTACTTGCAAAagccaattatttttttcatattcagaGTGCAAGCTCAAATAAACTGCAATTTCCTGACTTCACAAAACTAACTAGGGTACTAGCAATTGAAGTGAGATGTTTCTTTGCCTACATCTTTAAGTGAATAATAAGTGTGCTTTGTTCTTTCATAATGCTAACCTGTAACAATTATTATAATTCAACCCATTACCAAAATGATTGTTTCAGTTTACTATTTTTTGAGCAGAAATGCCACCACTGTTGTAACATTCagtacaaattcatagagtttcAAATTTGCTTGTAAGATAGTACATCTCTCTGTCATACTTTTTCCATGCCTGCTTCCTAATAGACTTCCATATATAGAAAAATTGAGGCATATTTGTATATTGAACACAGATCTAAAATGTACAAATCAGtgttattttgaaaactatattTCAGTTGTACTCAATACCTAAATAAAGATACAGAACAtgttcaaaaaaacaaacaaaaacaaaagtaccTCAGGCTTTGTATCTTCTAACAACTAAATTAAGATGTAGAACATGtttgaaacaaacaaatgaaatggaAGTGCCTCAGGCTTAACATCTTCTACATTCTATGCTATTTCCATTACCAAGGAAATTGCCTCCTACTCTAGTCTCTATACAAACCACCCTCTACCTCCAGGTAACTGCTCTTCTGAATTCCATCCtgagatttctttttattgttcctgAAATTCTTATAACAAGAATCATATAATACATTCTCTCAGTTTGCCTTCATTTACTCAGCATATTGTGTATaaacttcatccatgttgttgttttTATCGTTAGGTGTTATTCTATTCCGTGAAATTTCCATAATACTTCAACCATTCTCCAAAGCACTCCAGTTTTGGATTCTTGCAGAAATGCTTaatatgaacatttgtgtatatTTGTGAACATATCAAATAATTTCTCTTGGAAAATATCTAAGTGGAATTATTGAGTCATAAGGTAAACATGCCTTCCAAAATTGtagcattttatgattttttatttgtatctttcagTTAGGTGTGCTCCTCATTCTTGCCaatatgatagaaaatattttggccattgttatttgcataaactaatatctcattgtattttatttttcatttaactggGGACTAATGATAATGAACacttttccatgtgcttatttaccaatgaaatatcttttttatagTGTCTAAAAtttctatcctttttttaaaattaggttttctttttttcttattttaaattaatttacaagTATAACTTCTCTTTTTAGATGTTTAGGTTGTAAAGATGTTCTGCATTTCTCCATTCAGCATACAATATTTCCCCTTGGAAAGTTTATTGCTTTAGCTATTATGTTTAATTCTATGGTCCaactaaaatttttgaaaatagggctggccacagtgtctcactggcagagttctcgcctgtcatgctggagacctggcttcacttcccagtgcctacccatgttaaaaaaaaatgaaaatcatgtgagagtcaaggtatatttttttctttgtacctaaCCAGGTTAATGTGTCACCATTTGATGACCAGATTTCCCTTTCCTATTTGAATTGCCTTGACTCCTTCCATGGAATATCAGTTGACTTCTTATGTTATCTATTCCGaggctctctattctgtttccTGAATTAACTTTATACTTTTATGCAAATAGTATACTGTCCTAATCACTGTGGCTTGGAAACATATAGTGTTAATATTCCAACCTTGTTCTTCTTTTGCAGGATCGCTTTGAGGATTGCAGATACATTGCATTACAAAGTAAAAGCTAGAATTCAATTGCGAATCCCTACCTCCTTGAATGGTATTATTTTGAATCTTTATAGGAACAGGTGGGGAAGTGGCACCTTAATAGGCTGAGTTTTCCAACAAATGAATATCTGttggaaaacatttatttatgttttctttaatttctctcactaaagtttttttactttgtattataGTGGGATTGTATGTCTTTTGTAGAAtttactaataaatattttatattttccctacTATTATATaatagagtttttaaaattatcatttatttgCTTCTAGTGAATATTCTCCAATTTATATTATGAATACTAACTTTTATATcctgaaatatttgtaaatccaCTTACTAGAAcctatatttttgtatattctttAGAAATTTCCTTTTAGATTATCATTTGCCTTTGATTAAAATAGATACCCTGTTAGAAATCctcatgtcttttctttcttttctagggTTCAGGTTCAGATCTGATGACTCTCTGGGAGACATAGTGCCACATCAATCTGCTATTGGGGCTGGGGATTTCCTAAATCTTCCTCCCTCACAAATTGCTGTAGGTGTGGCAGTGGTGGATACTAAAAGCAAGAGCTCACTTTTTCCACGGGAAGAGCTAAAAACTCTCCAGACTAACAAAAAGCTACTGTCACTGAGGAAAGAATAGAATAAAACTATACACAATGTATTTACTTGCAAATCAgcttaatcatttttaagaatgaaaaaataagaagtgTCAGCATCAACTTCGTTATAGCACTGTAATATAGTAAAAGTTACAACTTTGGTTTTGAAGGCATCAATGCATTTTACCAGTCTGAGTATCTGTTTGGAGAGGGAACAGAGCAAACTTTGTATGCAAGGAATAGAGCTTGCCTGTTGGGACCCATGTGAATATTTCCCAAAACACTGAAACAAGGTGATTGCCATTGTTTTACCTACAGTGCAATGTCATGACAGAAAAGGATCTAAACAGaggaaattcctcaaaattaacaaAAGGCAAATGAACAAGCTACTGTCATCTGTGGCAAAATAATACAGCTGGGACATATAACAGACATTGTGAACATCTGAGGAAAACAGTGAGGGGTTTAGTGGTGAGTTACTTTCTGGAACAAAGTATTTGAAAAGGTATCATGTATAAAAGAATTTAGAAACCAACAGTCTTGCTCACTGCAAAACACAGGttcaggagaaaataaaacattacctGAGGAGACCCAGAACTATCATTGCCAGGTAATCTTCAGTCTCAGCACAAGTGGTAAATAAAGGCTGGGCCAGAGTTGTAAGTAGACTGTCTGAGCATTTAAGGAACACCTCATCACAAAGCTAATCTGCAAAGACTAAGAgagtattttgtcttttcttctctctgtttcttcttttttttctttttgggtcaAAGTATTTAATAAAAATCTCTGTCAAGCCAACAGCTGCCCATATTTAAGATCAAACTTCAGAAACCCCATATGACAAATATAAtctttaaaactgttttaaaaattcagaaaacaaataagaaactacAAACTATAGCAAGTTAACTACATAAATACCGAGTAGAGTAAAATCTAATATCCAGAGTAATCactttatattattcaaaatgtcacatttccAAAACAATGTGGCATATGAAGAAAGATCAATGTATGTCCcattaaccaaaataaaataataataataataacagaaacTAGGGCTCAAGAGACATTGGGCTTAGTAGATAAAGTCTTCGGATCAGgtgtcctaaatatgctcaagagctaaagggaaacatgaacaaaaattaagaaaaacatgaGAATGATGGCTCAACAAATACAGCCTCAAATCCACAGATGATATTTATCTTGTTTACCAATTCAGAAGTTTTTCTTAATACACTATCTAAGCTAAAACAAGGCAGTGAGTAAAAACTGGATTTCATTGGCTTTGTGTAAATTATAAGGACATGGtcaagaattttctcttttttctttaattattttgctaAGAAGATAACATGAAACAGAGGAAGGTGTttggtttgttgtttgtttaaaaCAGATGATTTTAAAGTGATATAAATATCTGTCTCCAAATTATTCTAGTTACTAAATATGAAATAGTAAGAAGAATGCATTTTACGTCATAGAATGTAGTTAATTAATTTGAGTTTTGTTCACGATCCTATATGTATCTGGTATTAATGAATGGCTTTCCTGAGATTTTGGGTGCTCTGTAATGAAAGTATTTTATGTGAGCATCTTTTGTTCTCTTAAGatgttccttttccttctttactaATATAATATTCTCCAAAGTCATTAAAATACTATTAGAGATAATAATATGTGTCAATATTATCTTCTGGCTCTCACAATAGATTTTCTTCATTATGTTCTCCTTCAATATTTATCTTTAATGGATTCTTTAGTCTTTCCAGTCAGTTAtcttaaatatctttctttttttacccttCTTCTATTCTCCATCTTCTCTATATTTGTTCACTTTCTGACATTGATTCTTTTCTGAACTACCCGATATGTGCACATCTTAAATATAACCATAAAAATCAGCAAGTAGGGCATTACATACAtcaagagtaagaaaaaaatcaagtgttTGTAATCAAAGTTATCAAATCTATTTCCCACATATATGAGTAATGTATAGTTAATAGGAGATGATAATCATGGTAGAAATGGATGATAGATCAAGTAAATTCTTTTTGGTGTCAacagaatacaaagaaaactctCAAGCTTTCTATATACTGTGACTATTGATTCAGAGAATACAAGGAAAACACATTTAAGtcaattattttccttaaaaacaaaacaaacacaatggagaaataaacaaatgatttaTGAATATAGAGTCATAGAGTATAAAAGTGTTACATTTAGGAGAATTATGAGATTCTATGGAAGTATATAGGTGAAGTCTTTGTTAGAGAGCCAAAGAGAAAGtaattctattaaaaatatgtCAAATGGTATTTCCTCTTGTAATAAATTTGTAGAACAGTATTCTATATTGAGTATCAAATAAGATCATGGAATCTTAAAGACTCTGTAGAAGGCATTTTTTACCTCTTTGTTCCTTAAACTGTAGATCAAGGGGTTAAGCATAGGGATGACTAAAGTGTAAAACACAGAGACCATTTTGTCACTTTCAAAAGAGTGAACAGAGTTAGGTTGTACATACATAAATAGTAGAGTCCCATAGAACACAACCACCACAGTCAGATGAGAACCACAAGTGGAGAACGCTTTTTTCCTGCCCTGGGCTGAGTGCATTCGAAATATGGCTATCAGTATTAACATGTAGGATACTAGGActgagagaagggaggaaatcaAATTAAATGCTGCAAATACTATGCTCATTAATCCTAGTTCTCTTTCATTGGAACAGAGCATAGATGTCAAGGGAATATTATCACAGTAGAAATGACTGATGATATTAGAACCACAAAAGGTCAATGTAAATATCTTAATGGTGAACATCAGAGACAGAACTGTGCTGTAGAGGTAGGGGACACCCACAAGCACATTGCAAAGTCTCTGGTTCATTACAACACTGTACAACAGAgggttacagatggccacatagcggtcataagccatggccgacaatatgaaaaattcactgataatgaacaaaatgaaaaaagccaATTGCATGGCACAGGCATAATAAGAAATTGTATTTTGCTTCTCAACAAAATTTACCAGCATCTTGGGACAAATGACAGTAGAATTGCCAAGATCAATGAAAGCCAGGTGTCTGATAAAGAAATACATAGGGGTGTGGAGATGGGAGTCCAGCTTGGTCAGGATGATCATGCCCAGGTTTCCCACCAGCGTGACCATGTAGATGAGGAGAAAGACCCCAAAAAGGGGACCCTGCAGCTCAGGGCGCCTTGTGACTCCCAGTAGAATGAATTCAGATGGCACTGTCAGATTCTGTTGGTCCATTTTATCCTGTTATCTTTTctggagagaaacagaaatgttGGTATGAGTTTTCATGTAACATTATATAAACATAATACTTgtagaaataatgaagaatattTCTTAGAGTGAATGATAGGATATTAATTCCCAAGtctgattttgaaataatttttaaaagttctattttTCCAATGTAGGGGGTCTCAAACAAAACACCTTGTGCACTACGATGACACATATTAAACCCTTAATAGAGCCAATAATGTTTTAAGCATATCCACTGACAACATAACCCTGTAGGagccaagtgttaaaacaagacctacaggttttgttgggagcacctggcctcaggatggtggcagtaaactgtagagattgttatgtagagcagtctgggaggaagagaatgtttgtttaccccaaatggttatttgaagtaagaaggaagaacactgaaagataagaactgtgttccctcaggaaatgcatgcatgcctattgtcatcctgtggtatataaccaggatctggttaagaataaaattgtctgaagtctgtccgaagtaaactcaagcttcagaccccctgagcccatctgtgtctttctttctctccttcttcctttctttctttctcatcattccttaataccctttgagctctgtttcaacaggaagcaacatctggcacccaacgtggggctcaaagaagaagactccaattcactattaaggaaccaaggaaaagccTCATTAGAGGCATGTGTATCCAGCAGATAGAGGAGAACTTGAGTCATATtggtaagtaagcattttccttggatcatcagggtaatgggtaatcacaaTAGGTGTCTGGGGAAGTAtagtgtatgtattttttttttttttttttttttaaaggaaagacagagagaaggaaggaaggatagaaggaaggaaggaaggaagaaagggaaacatttttaaacattttcttgttttattgtattctgtttctccgtttttttttgttacatgggctggggccgggaatcgaaccgaggtcctccggcatagcaggcaagcactttgcccgctgagccaccgcggcccgcccagtgtatgtatttttgtatatttgtatgtttgtgtgttgaaaacatcatTAGGGTGCCATTACTAAAATAAGGTTCTAATAAAATTTgagttatttgcattttaaagaaaaagactttgtggataaagcagagtagagtctaaagcagactccccatagtgagatgggagacattgagggaaaagtagtgaagaaagttctgaatttgaaaacagttttccatgacaatacagtgaggccacatggggcaataacagaagagagtttaggaaaaataaagaaactatgttcttgttgttaggaagaaaatagtaaagggaaatagttaatagcataaagatgacacagccaggaaataataaccagggacaaggtaactctagttgggaaaaagaggttaaaaaagcttcttcaagaaagaagctatttcttaaaaaaaaatcttcaaaatagaaatacagaagtgtaaacctgaggcaagggaaaatgacagcaaataaataacttaagatgggatgcataattataaaaattttacatcaatatgagctgcctttatataaaaattcatatacacctgagtcagaaaatattcaataggaacaatgccatACCGAACAAAAGTCAGTACTAATTACTGGTTCCTGTAGAATTATAATAGTTCAGTtccctaaggggtatgcaattcaggattgtagttctgactcaaagtgttctgttaagttatcttggtttaatctaaataattattctactgaaattatacctatgctacaaataaaatcttgtgacaaaCAGTGGAAATagtaaccccatctccttttgttaacttagattctcaacaaacagcaatttggaaactggccatgagtttagctcctattcatattttaaaaagaaatatattttaagaactttaaaactaaaaattcttgttaaaaactatatattgacagttaatgcatatttgaaacattaactaaagtattttaagtatttaacattattctaacaaatttaattttgatggtaattatatgtggtaaaatatttgttcaaagtaatgatttaagtatgaaaaatatggaagatgtatttttattaataggaaaacagaatagttttatcctaaaatgaataactgttactaaatgagaaaaatataggacaaagcctaaacaaatataataagtgctgagggtttgtaaaaatggaaattatggttaaaatcaagaaagtttTAATGAGTCTAAGATtataatgttttcttggacttttagcctgttctaatgaaaagatataaaaaatttttttctaaataattagttaaaaagcaaagagtctgtgttttatcaaaataacttatgttaacttttatcatgttatctgtataaaaaatactgattttctcctgggtatcattatactggcaaaaactgcttcttttcttgccctaaaccaggtggcttaatctattaatctaagtactattactataaatgaatctattactggctaaatcatattcaaatcatataaatacctatattcctttaagccagAATATCTTAAGGCTTTGTCCAGTCTTtctataaactacatatgtataaactaaatttatcttaaaataaccatggcttattttggaagcagatcagatttgagggctgaatgcaaggaaaaaatatacttgtggagtcttttgttcacctgatgttgccattacatgcaactgatgttgctatcacatgaccttggtaagaaatagttaaaatgtacactctagctgggaggactggctatccccccagaaggaggtgtactttaataaagatatctaggtcccaggaagctcctcttggtccctagccagttcccagaggacccaactgggcctggTTATGTAAGCAAAtcggaatttggccactattgtgagaaaatataaaaactgcatgcaataaatttaaaattagcaaaaacacacaaccaattataaagaatccacattcctgcattccttttcaatcaatccaatgaattcaattttaaaaatctggtcatttactatgggtacacatcactattgacactctgcattcatttttgctacctgccagttTAGGGACTCCTAATTATgggttacaaaacttgtttgatattttacaaggagattctgatttattaagcaaaaggcagttaacagctgcagctgaaggacagttacaattaattgaacaatgcattcaaaaaggacagcttattcaaatagatctaaaaaagcctattgattttattattttctttaccttgcaatctcccacaggccttttttagcaagatggtgttttaaaatggatttttttaccaaacaattgacaaaaatgtttaaatacatatttgcaaaagatcatttctttaatagccaaaggtcaccaaagatattatcaattaagaggtcatgatcctaACTGCATAGTGTgtaatctcacaaaggaagaggttcaaagtctatatattttcaatacctcttggcaaatagcattaagtgactttaaaggacaaatgaataaacacttgctatgtcaaaacttttacaatttttaaaaatgaatgcaatggattttgcctaaaatagttccagcTTCCCTGCTAGCTATTATTGTCTTTtctgatgataatattaatgggcagactgcatatgtcaccccagcggaaaacaagttagaaaatgccttatacctcagcacagcatactgaattagcagctgtaattcaagtattgcaaagttttccacaatctcttaatattgtttctgattttgaatatgtttgccaaacagttactcacattgagacagcttctttgtttgaaagagatgaactctcctgaatgtttttacatttacaaacattagtcagaagtcaaattaatcctctttttatcatgcatataagagctcataccaatcttccaggtcctttgtcattacaaaatcagcaagtagatagtcttgtgagtttaattcaagatcccacaacacttcatAAATTGActgatatcaatagcaaagggctgcaaaagaaatgtccatctttatctaaacagcaagctcaggacattgtcaggacttgtccaacctgtggacctttaaatgcactcccattttcatcaggggttaatcctcaaggtcaaaaagcaaataaattatagcaaatggatgttactcatatttcatattttgataaaatgcggtatgtacatgttatcatagacacttgttctcatttcatctgggctactgcacaatctggagagcatttctgccatgttaaatcacatttacttaatgcttttgctgttatgggatgcccttaatctattaaaatggacaatggttctgcttatacaggaaaacaatttcataaattttgtgctacttttaatattattcatatctcaggaattccacataatccttCAAGACTAGGAATTATTAAACAAGCAAACTGGATGCTGAAGTCTATGCTCTTTAAACAAAAatggggagatgatgatcaggatgatgttatgaaaatatgtacaccaaaagatcaattagcaaaaccactgtttactttaaattttttaaacatttatgataattcatcacagactcctgcagaacattttagtaatttgggaaagaaaaatgatacaacccaaacagaactgcagctgtagtcaatctattggaaagatgttaaagatgatttatggaaaccaggaatggtaaagttGTGGGGTAGGggttttgctcttgtcattgcaaaTGTTGGAAACTCAGTTTGGATTCcttcaaagagaataaaacccagacatgtcaacccggatgaaaataactaaatgggtaatgtatattataggacatataattttaattgctgaaggacagtaacatatttatacttattgggtttatctgtgagccctaacatgggccaatccaactttaccaaaataatctgaatacaagtttaggattcccaggtccagtaagaagaaaactgttgtcaaatttaattcttccatttttagaaagacttgtatgcataactctatggaaacaaaggatacttgcctgttagatgggaaagaaagttggaattggtgacagttatgtcatatggactgagcagttatcataattaatgattcctatggaattgtaagacatgtggcccctgtggggtctcccatctctaacttgaagtTAACTGAGATTATATGGACAGGCCAGCTAAACCAGAGTTTAATACTTAGAGGATGATTTCTGCcaaaatttgggatgataaatacattagagaaatttatgggaaattttgtaggactgggaccaatttttatagcaaattctagtaactataacttctctttaagtAGCATCCATAAACACTGTATGCAAATATGTACTAAAGATCCATATGTGTTTGTTAAAAGTCATATGcgtataagaaatcaaacttttaattgtgagaattattccctattcacttgtctccaagcatttatattgcagaaaaatgagatgattatagcagcaaggagaagaggtatttggctgctggtgcagatgtcaagatcctggcaatcctctccagaaacacaagtcctgatccatttggcaaaagaatatctgaaaacaactgagactaattggactcattattatagctgtcattggaatcattggaattatcacagtgacTATGGTCACTGGAACTACATTGTTAAATTTGGGGCTGTTTacacttcttctcttcctcttcagctgtgtttaacaaataatcaaagtcaaagagtttgactggcagccaatggtGGGTAaaacccttccttcagagcctaagggcaacctaagacaggcatgGTCACCTCGGCTTATAAAatataaagggggaaatgtaggggccaagggttaaaacaagacctgcaggttttgttgggagcagctggcctcaggatggcagcagtaaacattggagattgttatgtagagcagtctgggaggaagagaatgtttaccccaaatggttattttaagtaagaaggaagaacactgaaacataagaactttgttccctcaggaaatgcatgcatgcttattgtcatcctgtggtatataaccaggatctggtttagaataaaattgtctgaagtctgtctgaagtaaactcaagcttcagaccccctgagcccatctgtgtctttctttctctccttcttcctttctttctttctcatcattccttaatatcctttgagctccgtttcaacaggaag includes:
- the LOC143666541 gene encoding olfactory receptor 8K5-like, with translation MDQQNLTVPSEFILLGVTRRPELQGPLFGVFLLIYMVTLVGNLGMIILTKLDSHLHTPMYFFIRHLAFIDLGNSTVICPKMLVNFVEKQNTISYYACAMQLAFFILFIISEFFILSAMAYDRYVAICNPLLYSVVMNQRLCNVLVGVPYLYSTVLSLMFTIKIFTLTFCGSNIISHFYCDNIPLTSMLCSNERELGLMSIVFAAFNLISSLLSVLVSYMLILIAIFRMHSAQGRKKAFSTCGSHLTVVVVFYGTLLFMYVQPNSVHSFESDKMVSVFYTLVIPMLNPLIYSLRNKEVKNAFYRVFKIP